Below is a genomic region from Lineus longissimus chromosome 16, tnLinLong1.2, whole genome shotgun sequence.
GCTACAGAGCAGTTAGTAGTACTGCCAGTAGAACTTATATTTATAAGGTATTCTTCTTGATAGCATTTCAGCGAAAGCATTGAGTTCTTAGGTTGCTGGTTGCTAAATGTCACCGATCGCGCAGCAGCAATCAGTATAGGGGCCAAAGAGTCGGAGGTTTGTTTGAAATTGAAGACGAAGTCGCCTATGACCCCATGTCAGGCTTCACAGCCGCCAACCCACATGCTCAAAGTGGTTAATCTGATAATCGAGTGAAGAGGGAGAAAAGAAGTCATATTCGAGTTGTACTCATCAAAGGTCGTGCCCTCTTCATTCACATCTTGGTAGAAAATGGCAAAACCAATACTAAACGCCTACCTCACATAGAATtctctatctttgcagaaaagACAGCATATTGATGATTTGAGATTTGTGGGACGCCTCTTGTTAGACCTGAACCTTCACCACTCTGATTGAAAGATGTCAGAAGTACAGAAAGAGGAGGTGAGTAATATTAATAAGATAAAGCCAACCCTCCACAGTCATTGAAAAAGAATGCACAGCGAGAGACATAGATTTTCGTCTGGAAATTTCAGGTGCAAATCGGCCTTACGTTACTTCTTTTTATTTGAGAATCTACTCTGACTTAACCTTGATAATTGTCCATCCCATTGTATAGTTGAGAATTGTAACTTTTATATGAGGCCTTGATCCAAAGATTCTGTTAGTTTAGTTGAGAATTGTAACTTTTATATGAGGCCTTGATCCAAAGATCCCGTTAGTTAGTTTTCTGTTGAGATTACCGAGGAGATACATTTTGTGCTGCCATAATGATTGTGTTTGTTTTCAGACAACGAGGAGCGAGTACAAGCTGGAGGCAGATACAGAGCTCAGATTTGAAGTGGAACATAACGCTTCAGTACAATTAGAGGTTTGTGTAACTGTAAAGCACTCTATCATTCAAAGATAATGCATAACACAAGCGGTAAATGAAAAAATCCTTGAATTTGATCATAAAACTCCATATTTATTCTATTTCAGCTAGTTGAAGGCAAGGCCGAGTTGTTTGGTTCGGAACTGACAAAGAATAAACGCTACTCCTTTCCCTCCCAGTCCAAGGTGGCGATCTTCACCTGGCAAGGATGCATACTCATGATATCCTTTAAGAACAAAGGCTTCATAAAACTAGGAACTTTTTCTGCGCTCAGAATCTTTTAGATTTACGCTCGACAGCCATCTCTTTTCCTGTAACAAAGTAAACTGTCCTAGAAAGTTCTGACGTAGAGCCCCAGGGTTTGGTAGTCAGGTGATCAACCTTTAGTCTAccaccaattgaaaatgagcacaTTTAGCTTTGCAAACATTTCCTTAACACTGTGTAACTGTCAGGTAAGACTGAAGTAGCTTATATCGCCAAGGACACACCAATGACGATGTATGTGAATACTCACGCTGCGCTGGAGCAGATGAGACAAGCTGCTGACTCGGACAAATCAAGAGGGCCCAGGGTACGTTTTTCCATATCTTATGAGCTTTCTGCTTGACACATTGGAGCAGAAACATTTCCCTGAGAGCTTGGCGACACACGACAGTCTGTTTCCCAAGTCCGGTCTTGTTCATGCGGACATCATTTTCTCTCAATGATGAATTGCAATCAATCGTGGCTTCATGACTATTCATCTTCTCTTCATAGGTAATGGTGGTGGGCCCAACAGACGTCGGCAAAACAACTGTTTGCAGTATCTTATTGAACTATGCCGTCCGAGTGGGTAGAGCGCCCGTGTTTGTCGATCTTGATGTCGGTCAGAGTAATATTGGTATTCCGGGAACGATAGGTGAGTCTACTCTCATGTTTTTTTCCCTCAAATCCAGTTTGTACTTATAGTTTCAAGGCCATTTGAGATGAAGAAAGGCCTCCTTACTCAGTTGCTTTTCATAATGACAGGTACATACACTTTTTGATAATGAGTGTGGGAGCCCACAGAAAAGTTGTATTCTTATTTGTATTTCAGGAGCACTTATAGTAGAACGGCCAGCAGATGTAGAAGACGGCTTTGCAGAATCAGCGCCCCTTGTCTATCACTTTGGTTACAATACGCCATCACCTAATTTAGATCTCTACAATCTGTTAGTCTCCAGATTAGCTCTTGTTTGTAATCAGAGGTGCGAGAATAGTAAAAAAGGTatgtatcaaaattgataaaaaaagtAAGTTTTAGGACTa
It encodes:
- the LOC135500324 gene encoding polyribonucleotide 5'-hydroxyl-kinase Clp1-like, producing the protein MSEVQKEETTRSEYKLEADTELRFEVEHNASVQLELVEGKAELFGSELTKNKRYSFPSQSKVAIFTWQGCILMLSGKTEVAYIAKDTPMTMYVNTHAALEQMRQAADSDKSRGPRVMVVGPTDVGKTTVCSILLNYAVRVGRAPVFVDLDVGQSNIGIPGTIGALIVERPADVEDGFAESAPLVYHFGYNTPSPNLDLYNLLVSRLALVCNQRCENSKKANTSGIIINTCGWVRSGGYQCIIHAAGAFEVDVIIVLDQERLHSELVRDMPDFVKVLLLPKSGGVVERSKEFRGQSRERRIKEYFYGRRNNLYPHSFEIRFSDVKTFKIGAPVIPESCMPLGMKADDNKTKLVPLQPGMNLLNHILSVSMAVTKDEDIVQTNVAGFIVVTEVNMDRQTMSVLSPSPRPLPRNILVLMDVQFMDMTLK